Proteins encoded by one window of Mercenaria mercenaria strain notata chromosome 4, MADL_Memer_1, whole genome shotgun sequence:
- the LOC128556640 gene encoding uncharacterized protein LOC128556640, translated as MAVHDCSVLLNGKNVRWLCGSNYQLYNPVREECINGHVFEKTTTSAPNHLSTIHSSPLAQIESIPVPEEKPSRMSRQTCRGKADLLTCNGHLYCGRNEGYRCCGFDVYQPKSQTCCRQTSAEFKIYDDKPEKRHMCCNLDVHKRGSPNATCQHPAANDKFFQKPRRLKSDQRICHESSYVFRVDITKQKKGQYLTADVSLWNWRPASTRGKLRMKKSPTRRKEMDIKLDKFSKKRNIVRKSFIVFSKYNYLKDSVLFLRANEVLYKSPKSHKKIGTKIAEIPCKMQELTHE; from the exons ATGGCTGTGCATGACTGCAGCGTGTTACTTAATG GTAAAAACGTGCGCTGGCTGTGCGGAAGTAATTATCAGTTGTACAACCCAGTGAGAGAAGAGTGTATCAATGGTCATGTGTTTGAAAAGACGACCACGTCTGCGCCAAATCACCTATCAACTATACATAGCAGTCCCTTAGCGCAAATAGAATCCATACCTGTCCCAGAGGAGAAACCAAGCAGAATGTCTCGACAAACATGCAG AGGCAAGGCTGACTTACTGACATGTAATGGGCACTTGTATTGTGGTCGTAATGAAGGTTACAGATGTTGTGGATTTGATGTCTACCAGCCTAAATCACAGACATGTTGCCGTCAAACAAGCGCAGAATTCAAGATCTATGATGACAAGCCAGAGAAAAGACACAT GTGTTGCAATCTAGATGTCCATAAACGAGGGTCACCTAACGCCACATGTCAACATCCGGCCGCCAATGACAAGTTCTTCCAAAAGCCCAGAAGGTTGAAAAGCGACCAGAGAATATGCCACGAATCTTCTTACG tttttcgagtagatattacaaaacaaaagaaaggaCAATACCTTACAGCTGATGTTAGTCTGTGGAACTGGCGCCCGGCATCGACTCGCGGAAAGCTGCGTATGAAAAAATCTCCAACGCGTAGGAAAGAGATGGATATCAAATTAGATAAATTTAGCAAAAAGCGAAATATAGTTAGAAAAAGTTTTATAGTATTTTCAAAGTATAACTACTTAAAGGATTCTGTTTTATTTCTTAGAGCAAATGAAGTTCTATATAAAAGTCCTAAGAGTCACAAAAAAATTGGTACGAAAATTGCGGAAATTCCATGCAAAATGCAGGAGCTAACACATGAATGA
- the LOC128556641 gene encoding baculoviral IAP repeat-containing protein 3-like, giving the protein MPKEVTCYPLTGASYSKPLVPQEDISIPTQVSECQGSNTNEIVFSNGRSIKVEHASNGNTPSEQNSSIVGAGFIGYSRRLYHHQTQEENYVQFNSDRHILQRRPPRPPRHPEYIEYDQRLKSFARWWKQHPDPTALCNAGFFFTNEADLVRCYQCGIGLKDFSYGDNPLNEHVKHSGGCSYLQEYLGQERLANIQSQIQTEDPELNYQKPSNTLTTEYRHPEYQSYRVRLSSFTRWPQSLMQRPEQLAEAGLYYTGVEDTVRCFTCDGGLRKWDPEDDPWIEHCRWFPECPFVKKQKGEDYIGLVQATSGMDIQERLRNKDTATNKTTSNDLTSNMERLTFKDPELNSVIDEHRETCLEMGYTEKDFNIAVTKLAENGNVRQI; this is encoded by the exons ATGCCAAAAGAAGTAACTTGCTATCCATTGACAGGTGCATCCTATTCAAAACCTTTGGTACCACAGGAGGATATATCAATCCCGACACAAGTGAGCGAATGTCAGGgatcaaacacaaatgaaatagTTTTCTCTAATGGCAGATCTATTAAGGTTGAACACGCTTCGAATGGCAATACACCAAGTGAACAAAACTCGTCGATCGTTGGAGCTGGCTTTATCGGTTACTCGAGACGCTTATATCATCATCAGACTCAAGAAGAAAACTATGTTCAGTTTAATTCTGACAGGCACATTTTGCAAAGAAGACCACCGAGGCCCCCAAGACATCCAGAGTATATAGAATATGATCAAAGGCTGAAGTCGTTTGCCAGATGGTGGAAGCAACATCCAGATCCGACGGCACTTTGTAACGCTGGCTTCTTTTTTACAA ACGAGGCTGATCTAGTCCGTTGCTATCAGTGCGGTATTGGTCTTAAGGATTTCTCCTATGGCGACAATCCGTTGAACGAGCATGTAAAACATTCTGGTGGATGTTCTTATCTACAAGAATACCTTGGCCAAGAACGGTTAGCAAATATCCAG AGTCAGATACAGACGGAGGACCCAGAGCTGAATTATCAAAAGCCGTCAAATA CATTGACCACTGAATATCGACATCCAGAATACCAGTCATACCGTGTTAGACTTTCATCATTTACTCGATGGCCACAGAGCTTGATGCAGAGACCAGAGCAACTCGCAGAAGCAGGGCTATACTATACAG GTGTTGAAGATACTGTGAGATGCTTTACTTGCGATGGAGGACTCCGGAAATGGGATCCTGAAGACGATCCATGGATCGAACATTGTCGGTGGTTTCCGGAATGTCCGTTTGTCAAAAAACAGAAAGGAGAAGACTATATCGGTCTTGTGCAGGCCACTTCTGGAATGGATATTcaa gAAAGACTAAGAAACAAAGACACGgcaacaaataaaacaacttcCAATGATTTAACAAGTAACATGGAACGTCTCACGTTTAAAGATCCTGAACTGAATTCTGTTATTGATGAACACAGAGAAACCTGTCTAGAAATGGGATATACAGAGAAGGATTTCAACATTGCCGTGACGAAACTAGCAGAGAATG GAAATGTCAGACAAATATAG